The Manis javanica isolate MJ-LG chromosome 4, MJ_LKY, whole genome shotgun sequence genome contains a region encoding:
- the HIGD1B gene encoding HIG1 domain family member 1B, whose amino-acid sequence MSANKGWWVPPESEDSVSEKFLRKTRESPLMPIGLGGCLVVAAYRIYRLKARGPTKLSIHLIHTRVAAQACAVGAVMLGAVYTMYRDYIKRTAQDAGEK is encoded by the exons ATGTCTGCTAACAAAGGCTGGTGGGTACCACCTGAGAGTGAAGACAGTGTGTCTGAGAAGTTCCTGAGGAAGACCAGGGAGTCTCCACTGATGCCTATAG GCTTAGGAGGCTGCCTGGTAGTGGCAGCTTACAGGATTTACCGACTGAAGGCTCGTGGTCCCACCAAGCTGTCCATACACCTGATTCACACCCGAGTGGCAGCGCAGGCCTGTGCTGTGGGTGCAGTCATGCTGG GTGCTGTGTACACAATGTACAGAGACTACATCAAGAGAACAGCCCAGGATGCTGgggagaagtaa